A window from Dioscorea cayenensis subsp. rotundata cultivar TDr96_F1 chromosome 10, TDr96_F1_v2_PseudoChromosome.rev07_lg8_w22 25.fasta, whole genome shotgun sequence encodes these proteins:
- the LOC120270994 gene encoding adenosylhomocysteinase, with the protein MALLVEKTASGREFKVKDLSQADFGRLEIELAEVEMPGLMSCRAEFGPSRPFAGARITGSLHMTIQTAVLIETLTALGAEVRWCSCNIFSTQDHAAAAIARDSAAVFAWKGETLQEYWWCTERCLDWGPGGGPDLIVDDGGDATLLIHEGVKAEEEYEKTGTMPDPNSTDNAEFQIVLGLIRDGLKVDPKKYRKMRDRLVGVSEETTTGVKRLYQMQANGTLLFPAINVNDSVTKSKFDNLYGCRHSLPDGLMRATDVMIAGKVSVVCGYGDVGKGCAAALKQAGSRVIVTEIDPICALQALMEGIQVLTLEDVLSEADIFVTTTGNKDILMVNHMRKMKNNVIVCNIGHFDNEIDMHGLETYPGIKRITIKPQTDRWVFPDTNSGIIVLAEGRLMNLGCATGHPSFVMSCSFTNQVIAQLELWKERASGKYEKKVYVLPKHLDEKVAALHLAKLGAKLTKLTLDQANYISVPVEGPYKPPHYRY; encoded by the exons ATGGCGTTGCTCGTCGAGAAGACGGCCTCCGGCCGCGAGTTCAAGGTCAAGGATTTATCTCAAGCCGACTTCGGCCGCCTCGAGATCGAGCTTGCCGAGGTAGAGATGCCGGGTCTCATGTCCTGCCGCGCTGAGTTCGGCCCATCCAGACCATTCGCCGGAGCCCGAATCACCGGATCCCTCCATATGACCATACAGACCGCCGTCCTCATCGAAACCCTCACCGCCCTCGGCGCCGAGGTCCGATGGTGCTCCTGCAACATCTTCTCCACCCAAGACCACGCCGCCGCCGCCATCGCCCGCGATTCGGCCGCCGTGTTCGCTTGGAAGGGCGAAACCCTGCAGGAGTACTGGTGGTGCACTGAGCGGTGCCTTGACTGGGGCCCCGGTGGTGGCCCGGATCTCATCGTTGATGATGGCGGTGATGCAACGTTGCTGATCCATGAGGGCGTGAAGGCTGAGGAGGAGTATGAGAAGACTGGCACGATGCCAGATCCGAATTCGACGGACAATGCTGAGTTCCAGATCGTGCTGGGGTTGATTAGGGATGGGCTGAAAGTGGATCCTAAAAAGTATCGGAAGATGAGGGATCGATTGGTCGGCGTCTCGGAGGAGACGACCACCGGAGTGAAGAGGTTGTACCAGATGCAAGCCAATGGGACGCTGCTCTTCCCGGCGATCAATGTCAATGACTCTGTGACCAAGAGCAAG TTTGACAATCTATATGGATGCCGCCATTCTCTCCCTGATGGTCTGATGAGAGCAACAGATGTAATGATTGCTGGAAAGGTGTCCGTGGTCTGTGGCTACGGAGATGTTGGCAAGGGTTGTGCAGCCGCACTGAAGCAGGCCGGTTCCCGTGTCATCGTAACTGAGATAGATCCCATCTGTGCTCTCCAGGCCTTGATGGAGGGCATCCAAGTGCTGACCCTGGAGGATGTGTTATCTGAAGCTGACATCTTTGTGACCACCACAGGAAACAAGGACATACTGATGGTAAACCATATGAGGAAGATGAAAAACAATGTGATAGTTTGCAACATTGGCCACTTTGACAATGAGATTGACATGCATGGTCTGGAGACCTACCCTGGTATCAAGAGAATCACCATTAAGCCCCAGACTGATCGCTGGGTCTTCCCAGACACCAATTCTGGAATCATTGTTCTTGCTGAGGGCCGTTTGATGAATCTCGGTTGTGCTACTGGCCACCCCAGCTTCGTCATGTCTTGCTCTTTCACCAACCAG GTGATAGCTCAGTTGGAGTTGTGGAAAGAAAGAGCCAGCGGCAAGTACGAAAAGAAGGTGTATGTATTGCCGAAACATCTTGATGAAAAGGTTGCTGCCCTTCATCTTGCTAAGCTCGGAGCCAAACTGACTAAACTCACACTTGATCAAGCTAATTATATCAGTGTTCCAGTGGAAGGTCCTTATAAACCTCCTCACTACAGATACTAA